The following coding sequences are from one Streptomyces dengpaensis window:
- a CDS encoding RNA polymerase sigma-70 factor, with protein MHAGDDADSLDQATRDFLAARPQLFGIAYRMLGSSVEAEDILQETWLRWQNADRTNIVEPTAFLTTVTARLAINFAQSARVRRESYTGPWLPEPVDTSLDPHLGAERAEALELAVLVLLEKLNPVERAAYVLREAFDYPYKQVADILDTSEANTRQLVSRARKHLAAERREQVSPADHRRLLEVFLTAAQTGNLTVLEDVLAADVVSYSDGGGAVRATKIPVVGRPHVSKYLVAFAPRFWTGTDSRWVEANGQPAVLVSYGGNPLALLSIDVSAEGIDQLMWVMNPAKLSPYVASLGG; from the coding sequence ATGCACGCTGGGGATGACGCCGACTCCCTTGACCAGGCGACGAGGGATTTCCTCGCAGCGCGCCCGCAGCTCTTCGGTATCGCGTACCGCATGCTGGGCAGCTCTGTGGAAGCCGAGGACATCCTTCAGGAAACGTGGCTGCGGTGGCAGAACGCCGACCGCACGAACATCGTTGAGCCGACAGCCTTCCTGACCACCGTCACCGCGCGTCTGGCAATTAACTTTGCCCAGTCCGCCAGGGTGCGGCGGGAGTCGTACACCGGCCCGTGGCTTCCCGAGCCGGTTGATACCAGTCTGGACCCGCACCTGGGGGCGGAACGGGCTGAGGCACTCGAACTGGCGGTTCTCGTCCTCCTCGAGAAGCTGAACCCGGTGGAACGGGCCGCCTATGTCCTGAGGGAAGCCTTTGACTACCCCTACAAGCAGGTCGCAGACATCCTGGATACGAGTGAGGCCAATACCCGCCAGCTGGTGAGCCGTGCGCGCAAGCACCTGGCCGCCGAGCGCAGGGAGCAGGTCAGCCCGGCTGATCACCGGCGCCTGCTGGAAGTGTTCCTCACCGCAGCACAGACGGGCAATCTCACGGTGCTCGAGGATGTTCTCGCTGCGGACGTCGTCAGCTACTCCGACGGCGGAGGGGCGGTGCGCGCAACGAAGATACCGGTCGTCGGACGCCCGCACGTCTCCAAGTATCTTGTTGCCTTCGCGCCGCGTTTCTGGACCGGCACGGACAGTCGGTGGGTCGAGGCCAATGGCCAGCCGGCCGTTCTTGTCTCGTACGGCGGGAACCCCCTGGCCTTGCTGTCCATCGATGTGTCGGCGGAAGGGATCGACCAGCTCATGTGGGTGATGAATCCGGCCAAGCTATCGCCATATGTGGCGTCACTGGGCGGCTGA
- a CDS encoding YceI family protein, which translates to MHVTGPDFLDSATFPLGQNRVGFEGTATLQRSDWGLDWNTPLATGGALISGKGKLILDISAVQLIQAETAWTGRRL; encoded by the coding sequence GTGCATGTCACCGGCCCGGACTTCCTCGACTCAGCGACGTTCCCCCTCGGCCAGAACCGTGTCGGCTTCGAGGGCACGGCCACCCTGCAGCGCTCCGACTGGGGACTCGACTGGAACACGCCCCTGGCAACAGGCGGAGCTCTGATCAGCGGCAAGGGGAAGCTGATTCTCGACATCTCTGCTGTACAGCTGATCCAGGCAGAAACTGCCTGGACCGGGAGACGCCTGTAG
- a CDS encoding carbohydrate ABC transporter permease → MSSTTSGTHRLRRAAGAARRALGPRQPWRLRLGGHQPVGMLFVSPYLLYLAAIFVYPLGFAVWMSFHDYFFAAPGVQVDRPFVGLDNYTTVLTDPDVWRSFVNIAVFLVINVPLTVVASLVLASALNKKLRFRSFFRTAYYIPYITASVAVVGVWLFLFNTNGLVNQALGPLAPDPSWLVNSHLAMPVVAVFVAWKQLGFFVVLYLTALQNVPNELYESAALDGAGRFRTFRSITVPTVRPATLLVLILATITGANLFTEPYLLTSGGGPDGATTSPVLLMYQRGLQQGHPDEAAAIGVILVVLITALSLIYRRFLERD, encoded by the coding sequence ATGTCCTCCACCACCTCTGGCACTCACCGGCTCCGGCGTGCCGCCGGGGCCGCGCGTAGGGCGCTGGGTCCCCGGCAGCCGTGGCGGTTGCGGCTCGGCGGGCACCAGCCGGTCGGGATGCTGTTCGTCTCGCCGTACCTGCTCTACCTGGCGGCGATCTTCGTGTATCCGCTCGGCTTCGCCGTGTGGATGTCCTTCCACGACTACTTTTTCGCCGCTCCCGGTGTACAGGTCGACCGGCCCTTCGTGGGGCTGGACAACTACACGACGGTGCTCACCGACCCGGACGTGTGGCGTTCCTTCGTCAACATCGCCGTCTTCCTGGTCATCAACGTGCCGCTGACGGTGGTGGCCTCACTGGTCCTGGCCAGTGCGCTGAACAAGAAGCTGCGGTTTCGGTCCTTCTTCCGGACGGCGTACTACATCCCCTACATCACGGCGAGTGTCGCGGTCGTGGGTGTGTGGCTGTTCCTGTTCAACACCAACGGTCTGGTGAACCAGGCTCTTGGGCCGCTGGCTCCGGACCCCTCGTGGCTGGTGAACTCCCATCTGGCGATGCCGGTCGTGGCGGTCTTCGTGGCCTGGAAGCAGCTGGGCTTCTTCGTGGTGCTGTATCTGACGGCGCTGCAGAACGTGCCCAACGAGCTGTATGAGTCGGCGGCCCTCGACGGTGCCGGCCGGTTCCGGACGTTCCGGTCGATCACCGTGCCCACGGTGCGCCCCGCGACGCTGCTGGTCCTGATCCTGGCCACGATCACCGGCGCCAACCTGTTCACCGAGCCCTATCTGCTCACCAGCGGCGGCGGGCCCGACGGGGCGACGACCTCGCCGGTCCTGCTGATGTACCAGCGGGGTCTCCAGCAGGGGCACCCGGATGAGGCGGCCGCCATCGGCGTGATCCTCGTGGTGCTGATCACCGCGCTCTCGCTCATCTACCGCCGCTTCTTGGAGAGGGACTGA
- a CDS encoding OsmC family protein, with translation MARIVSVGEGEGQRLARSIAVGPHTLTADQPQPISTDTGPTPGELLLAALGSCTSMAVRAYADRHAWPLDQVDVAVRFDPQGQIIKNIRLTGDLEPARIKQLLAVAGRCPVQRLLTKAASVITVPTVVARPHTSRSQSLPQ, from the coding sequence ATGGCACGCATCGTGTCAGTAGGCGAAGGCGAAGGCCAGCGTCTCGCCCGTTCCATTGCGGTCGGTCCTCATACATTGACTGCGGACCAACCCCAGCCCATCAGCACCGATACGGGTCCCACCCCCGGAGAACTGCTCCTGGCCGCGCTGGGGTCGTGTACCTCCATGGCCGTCCGGGCATATGCGGACCGGCACGCTTGGCCGCTCGACCAAGTCGATGTGGCTGTGCGGTTCGATCCGCAAGGACAGATCATCAAGAACATCCGGCTGACCGGCGATCTGGAGCCTGCCCGCATAAAGCAATTGCTGGCAGTTGCCGGACGCTGTCCTGTGCAACGTCTCCTGACCAAGGCGGCCTCGGTCATCACCGTGCCCACTGTTGTGGCGAGGCCCCATACGTCCCGCAGCCAGTCACTGCCGCAGTGA
- a CDS encoding carbohydrate ABC transporter permease yields the protein MTTDVTPSSAKKRRHAAHAARSASGPLWSKIALLIGAFAFLFPFYYMIIGSLQKEPDSSPAGAFPNPGNLSLDNYAAINSAISLGRSLINSGIFTGGVIVCTTVFGLLAGYALARLQFRGRGSTFALVLLVQTVPFQLLMIPLYVLIVRDYGLADSYLGMILPFAINTTAVFIFRQFFLQLPAAMFEAARMDGAGELQILFRIAIPLCKPALLSVVLLSFTGPWNEFLWPFLVTKQQDMQPLAVSLANYISTVASAAANPFGAILAGACVLAAPAVALYIVFQSRFTSSDIDSATKG from the coding sequence ATGACCACCGACGTCACACCCTCATCCGCCAAAAAGCGCCGGCACGCGGCTCACGCCGCGCGATCCGCGTCCGGGCCACTCTGGTCGAAGATCGCGCTGCTCATCGGGGCGTTCGCCTTCCTCTTCCCCTTCTACTACATGATCATCGGCTCCTTGCAGAAGGAGCCCGACTCCAGCCCGGCCGGGGCGTTCCCGAACCCGGGGAATTTGAGCCTGGACAACTACGCGGCGATCAACTCGGCGATCTCGCTGGGGCGTTCGCTTATCAACTCCGGCATCTTCACCGGCGGCGTGATCGTCTGCACCACCGTGTTCGGACTCCTCGCGGGCTACGCGCTGGCGCGTCTGCAGTTCCGGGGCCGCGGCTCGACCTTCGCCCTGGTGCTCCTGGTCCAGACCGTGCCCTTCCAGCTGCTGATGATCCCGCTGTATGTGCTGATCGTCCGCGACTACGGTCTCGCCGACTCCTACCTCGGCATGATCCTGCCCTTCGCGATCAACACCACCGCCGTCTTCATCTTCCGCCAGTTCTTCCTGCAACTGCCGGCCGCGATGTTCGAGGCGGCCCGCATGGACGGCGCCGGCGAACTGCAGATCCTGTTCCGCATCGCGATACCGCTGTGCAAGCCGGCCCTGCTGTCGGTGGTGCTGCTCAGCTTCACCGGGCCGTGGAACGAGTTCCTCTGGCCGTTCCTTGTCACCAAGCAGCAGGACATGCAGCCGCTGGCCGTCTCTTTGGCCAACTACATCAGCACCGTCGCCTCCGCCGCCGCCAACCCGTTCGGCGCCATCCTCGCCGGGGCCTGCGTGCTCGCCGCACCCGCGGTCGCCCTCTACATCGTCTTCCAGAGCCGCTTCACCTCCTCCGACATCGACTCGGCAACGAAGGGCTGA
- a CDS encoding phosphomannomutase/phosphoglucomutase has protein sequence MSERPSVDLSGLVKAYDIRGIVPDQLDEGLARLFGAAFVETTGADAIVTGHDMRPSSPGLARAFAEGAAGRGADVTEIGLCSTDGLYFASGKLRRPGAMFTASHNPARYNGIKMCRAGATPVGQDTGLREIRALAERWSAGRGLPAIKRAPGSLTQRDMLGDYAAHLLGLVDISVIRPLKIVVDAGNGMGGLTTPAVFRDLPVEVVPMYFELDGTFPNHEANPLDPKNIVDLQHKVRETGADLGLAFDGDADRCFVVDERGEAVSPSAVTALIAARLLTGHPGSTIIHNLITSRAVPDVVREHGGTPVRTRVGHSFIKAEMARTGALFGGEHSAHYYFRDFWNADTGMLAALHVIAALGGQQRPLSSLVGPYKRYAASGEINSVVHDQQRTLAVVREAFAGRDEAVADELDGLTISAADWWLNLRPSNTEPLLRLNVEARDADTVARLRDEVLAIVRA, from the coding sequence GTGAGTGAACGGCCCAGCGTTGACCTCTCCGGCCTGGTGAAGGCCTACGACATCCGCGGCATCGTTCCCGATCAGCTCGACGAGGGCCTCGCCCGGCTGTTCGGCGCCGCCTTCGTCGAGACGACCGGCGCGGACGCGATCGTGACCGGGCACGACATGCGCCCCAGTTCCCCGGGGCTGGCACGCGCCTTCGCGGAGGGCGCGGCCGGGCGCGGCGCCGACGTGACCGAGATCGGCCTGTGTTCCACCGACGGGCTGTATTTCGCCAGCGGCAAGCTGCGGCGTCCCGGCGCGATGTTCACCGCGAGCCACAACCCCGCCCGCTACAACGGCATCAAGATGTGCCGAGCGGGCGCGACACCGGTCGGCCAGGACACTGGTCTACGGGAGATCCGCGCACTCGCGGAGCGTTGGTCCGCCGGTCGGGGGCTGCCCGCCATCAAGCGCGCGCCGGGCTCCCTCACCCAACGGGACATGCTCGGGGACTACGCCGCCCATCTCCTGGGGCTGGTGGACATCTCCGTGATCCGCCCGCTGAAGATCGTGGTGGACGCGGGCAACGGCATGGGCGGTCTCACCACCCCCGCGGTGTTCCGTGACCTACCGGTGGAGGTCGTCCCGATGTACTTCGAGCTTGACGGCACCTTCCCCAACCACGAGGCCAACCCGCTGGACCCGAAGAACATCGTCGATCTGCAGCACAAGGTGCGGGAGACCGGGGCCGATCTGGGCCTGGCCTTCGACGGTGACGCGGACCGCTGTTTCGTCGTCGACGAGCGGGGCGAAGCCGTCTCGCCGTCCGCCGTCACCGCCCTGATCGCAGCCCGCCTGCTGACCGGCCATCCGGGAAGCACCATCATCCACAACCTGATCACCTCGCGGGCTGTGCCCGACGTGGTGCGCGAGCATGGGGGCACCCCGGTCCGCACCCGGGTGGGACACTCCTTCATCAAGGCCGAAATGGCGCGCACCGGCGCGTTGTTCGGCGGCGAGCACTCGGCGCACTACTACTTCCGCGACTTCTGGAACGCCGACACCGGCATGCTGGCGGCCCTGCATGTGATCGCCGCCCTCGGCGGCCAGCAGAGACCGCTGTCCTCGCTGGTCGGACCGTACAAGCGATACGCGGCGTCCGGCGAGATCAACAGCGTTGTCCACGATCAGCAGCGCACGCTTGCCGTGGTCCGCGAGGCCTTCGCCGGCCGGGACGAAGCGGTCGCCGACGAGCTCGACGGACTGACAATCAGCGCCGCCGACTGGTGGCTCAATCTGCGGCCCTCCAACACGGAGCCACTGCTGCGGCTCAACGTGGAGGCCCGGGACGCAGACACCGTGGCCCGGCTGCGCGACGAGGTGCTGGCGATCGTCCGCGCCTGA
- a CDS encoding extracellular solute-binding protein, giving the protein MKKALLAMLPAAAVALTACGSGTGSDSGSAADDARGPITIWYSNNAQEVAWGKEMVADWNASHPKEKVSAQEIPAGKSSEEVIGAAITAGNAPCLVLNTAPAAVPGFQKQGGLVALDEFPDGKKYLQERVGGRLSQYASPDGKYYQMPWKSNPVMIFYNKELFKKAGLDAEHPKLSSYQDFLQTSRKLVGSKAAKAAIWPAPTSEFYQSWFDYYPMFTAQTGRQLVEDGKAQFASPEGIKAAQLWKTMYADGLAPKESFNGDAFGEGKSAMATVGPWAVSVYGDKVEWGAVPVPTADGAAGKGTFSDEKSIGMYASCKNRGTAWDVMKFATGKEQDGKLLEATGQMPMRTGLTSAYPSYFASHKDYEVFAQQAEHTIEAPNVPNSVEVWQTFRDAYTKAVIFGKGDLAATLKDAAGKVDKLAEGQ; this is encoded by the coding sequence ATGAAGAAGGCCCTCCTCGCCATGCTGCCGGCAGCGGCTGTGGCATTGACCGCGTGCGGCAGTGGTACCGGATCGGACTCCGGTAGCGCCGCTGATGACGCCCGTGGCCCGATCACGATCTGGTACTCCAACAACGCGCAGGAAGTTGCGTGGGGCAAGGAGATGGTGGCGGACTGGAACGCCTCCCATCCCAAGGAGAAGGTGAGCGCGCAGGAGATCCCCGCGGGCAAGAGCTCCGAGGAGGTCATCGGTGCGGCGATCACTGCAGGTAACGCGCCGTGCCTGGTCCTGAACACCGCTCCGGCGGCCGTGCCCGGGTTCCAGAAGCAGGGCGGCCTGGTTGCGCTCGACGAGTTCCCCGACGGCAAGAAGTATCTGCAGGAGCGCGTCGGCGGCAGGCTCTCCCAGTACGCGTCGCCGGACGGCAAGTACTACCAGATGCCGTGGAAGAGCAACCCGGTGATGATCTTCTACAACAAGGAGCTGTTCAAGAAGGCCGGGCTGGACGCGGAGCACCCCAAGCTGTCCAGTTACCAGGACTTCCTGCAGACGTCGCGCAAGCTGGTCGGCAGCAAGGCCGCCAAGGCTGCGATCTGGCCGGCTCCGACGTCGGAGTTCTACCAGTCCTGGTTCGACTACTACCCGATGTTCACGGCGCAGACCGGCAGGCAGCTGGTCGAGGACGGCAAGGCCCAGTTCGCCTCGCCCGAGGGCATCAAGGCCGCCCAGTTGTGGAAGACCATGTATGCCGACGGCCTGGCGCCGAAGGAGAGTTTCAACGGCGACGCCTTCGGTGAGGGCAAGTCCGCGATGGCCACCGTGGGTCCGTGGGCGGTCTCTGTCTACGGCGACAAGGTCGAGTGGGGTGCCGTGCCGGTGCCGACTGCCGACGGTGCGGCCGGCAAGGGCACCTTCAGCGACGAGAAGTCCATCGGCATGTACGCCTCCTGCAAGAACCGCGGGACGGCCTGGGACGTCATGAAGTTCGCCACCGGCAAGGAGCAGGACGGCAAGCTGCTGGAGGCGACCGGGCAGATGCCGATGCGCACCGGCCTGACGTCCGCCTACCCGTCCTACTTCGCTTCGCACAAGGACTATGAGGTGTTCGCGCAGCAGGCCGAGCACACCATCGAGGCGCCGAACGTGCCGAACTCGGTCGAGGTATGGCAGACGTTCCGCGACGCCTACACCAAGGCCGTGATCTTCGGTAAGGGTGACCTTGCTGCCACCTTGAAGGACGCCGCCGGCAAGGTGGACAAGCTCGCGGAAGGCCAGTGA
- a CDS encoding alpha/beta hydrolase has product MSVSSEPRNVVLVHGGFVDGSGWQGVYDILKRDGYNVSVVQNPTLSLEGDVAATRQVIDAQDGPVVLVGHSYGGVVISEAGNHPKVSALVYIAAFAPDKGESVNSLIADPPPGAPVPPILPPRDGFLFLDREKFADSFAGDVPAEQAAFKADSQIPWGVDALTGAVVEPAWRVKPSWYLIATDDRMIPPPAQRAMSERAGSQVVEVAGSHAVYVSQPAEVAALIRQAAEH; this is encoded by the coding sequence ATGAGCGTGAGTTCGGAACCGAGGAACGTCGTTCTCGTCCACGGAGGATTCGTGGACGGATCCGGCTGGCAGGGGGTCTACGACATCCTCAAGCGGGACGGGTACAACGTCAGCGTCGTCCAGAACCCGACCCTGTCCCTGGAAGGCGACGTCGCCGCGACGCGGCAGGTGATCGACGCCCAGGACGGGCCGGTCGTCCTGGTGGGACACTCCTACGGCGGCGTCGTGATCTCCGAGGCAGGCAATCACCCGAAGGTCTCGGCGCTGGTCTACATCGCCGCATTCGCGCCGGACAAGGGCGAATCGGTGAACTCGCTCATCGCCGACCCCCCGCCCGGCGCTCCGGTCCCGCCGATCCTGCCGCCCAGGGACGGCTTCCTGTTCCTGGACCGCGAGAAGTTCGCGGACTCCTTCGCCGGCGATGTGCCGGCCGAGCAGGCGGCGTTCAAGGCCGACTCCCAGATCCCGTGGGGCGTCGACGCCCTCACTGGTGCTGTGGTGGAGCCCGCCTGGCGGGTGAAGCCGAGCTGGTACCTCATCGCGACCGACGACCGCATGATCCCGCCGCCGGCGCAGCGCGCGATGTCGGAGAGGGCGGGCTCCCAAGTCGTCGAGGTCGCCGGCAGCCACGCCGT
- a CDS encoding glycosidase has product MSHSTTTPIPYRLTRVGVVMSPLPGQAHEVEGVLNPASGRTPDGRLHLLPRLVAQGNVSRVGLAEVTLEDGVPTGVERRGVVLAPDAGWERGKNNAGVEDPRTTWIEDLGRYVMSYVAYGPLGPKPALAVSKDLVNWERLGPVQFAYQPDLDTDLNLFPNKDVVHFPEPVPGPDGALYYAMLHRPMWDLGWFRPGEGVHLPASVSDERPGIWISYVPVDEVKHDIRALTRPRHHRLVALSEYPWEELKIGAGPAPVRVDEGWLLIHHGVSGAIEDPFAQVQTVNYAAGAMILDPADPARVIARTAEPLMAPETAEERSGTVPNVVFPTAIEEIDGVRYVFYGMADAHIGVARLDRSE; this is encoded by the coding sequence GTGTCCCACAGCACCACCACCCCCATCCCCTACCGCCTGACCCGGGTCGGCGTCGTGATGTCCCCGCTGCCCGGCCAGGCCCACGAGGTCGAGGGCGTACTCAACCCGGCCTCCGGCCGCACCCCCGACGGCAGGCTCCACCTGCTGCCGCGACTGGTCGCGCAGGGCAACGTCTCCCGCGTCGGGCTCGCCGAAGTCACCCTGGAGGACGGCGTGCCCACCGGCGTCGAGCGGCGCGGCGTGGTCCTCGCCCCGGACGCCGGCTGGGAACGCGGCAAGAACAACGCCGGCGTGGAGGACCCCCGCACCACCTGGATCGAGGACCTGGGCCGGTACGTCATGTCCTACGTGGCCTACGGGCCGCTCGGCCCCAAGCCCGCCCTCGCCGTCTCAAAGGACCTGGTCAACTGGGAGCGCCTCGGCCCGGTCCAGTTCGCCTACCAGCCCGACCTGGACACCGACCTCAACCTCTTCCCGAACAAGGACGTCGTGCACTTCCCCGAGCCCGTGCCGGGCCCGGACGGCGCGCTGTACTACGCCATGCTGCACCGCCCGATGTGGGACCTGGGCTGGTTCCGGCCCGGCGAGGGCGTGCACCTGCCCGCCAGCGTGAGCGACGAACGCCCCGGCATCTGGATCTCCTACGTGCCCGTCGACGAGGTCAAGCACGACATCCGCGCACTGACCCGGCCGCGCCACCACCGCCTGGTCGCACTCTCCGAGTACCCCTGGGAGGAGCTCAAGATCGGCGCCGGTCCGGCTCCCGTCCGGGTCGACGAGGGCTGGCTGCTCATCCACCACGGTGTCTCCGGCGCCATCGAGGACCCCTTCGCGCAGGTGCAGACCGTCAACTACGCGGCCGGCGCGATGATCCTCGACCCCGCCGACCCGGCCCGCGTCATCGCCCGCACCGCCGAACCGCTCATGGCCCCGGAAACCGCAGAAGAGCGCTCCGGCACCGTGCCCAACGTGGTCTTCCCGACCGCCATCGAGGAGATCGACGGCGTGCGCTACGTCTTCTACGGCATGGCCGACGCACACATCGGCGTGGCCCGCCTGGACCGGTCCGAGTGA
- a CDS encoding Ohr family peroxiredoxin produces MTEPNQLPNLSTDKDFDGASFSAIYTTTVTVSGGIAGHGRASGRARSADGVLDLSLRMPAELGGDGRGTNPEQLFGAAFAACFHGALSLAARQAALDPAAISVEATVALGRDPGDGGYLLHVDLSVKWPGVAPEIAAPLLEKADSLCPYTKMALQGTPTTITLAP; encoded by the coding sequence GTGACCGAGCCGAACCAGTTGCCCAATCTGTCCACTGACAAGGACTTCGATGGGGCGTCCTTCTCCGCCATCTACACGACGACTGTGACCGTCAGCGGCGGCATAGCCGGGCACGGGCGGGCCTCGGGGAGAGCTCGGTCAGCCGACGGGGTCCTGGACCTCAGCCTGCGCATGCCTGCCGAGCTCGGTGGGGACGGCCGGGGAACCAACCCCGAGCAGTTGTTCGGCGCCGCATTCGCAGCCTGCTTCCACGGGGCCCTGAGCCTGGCGGCACGACAAGCGGCCCTCGACCCTGCCGCGATCTCTGTGGAGGCGACCGTAGCACTCGGGCGGGACCCGGGAGACGGCGGCTACTTGCTGCACGTCGATCTGTCGGTCAAGTGGCCGGGCGTCGCTCCGGAGATCGCCGCTCCGCTTCTGGAGAAGGCCGACTCACTGTGCCCCTACACGAAGATGGCCCTGCAGGGAACGCCGACAACCATCACGTTGGCTCCCTGA
- a CDS encoding Gfo/Idh/MocA family protein codes for MTPGPTGHAVALVGCGAFGTFVLDAIRDIPSLRVVACADADRRRAETLAGRYGAAVHASVEDVAALPDVDVVVLATPPAAHADAAVAALRAGKHVFCEKPMALTVEDAARVAEEADRAPGVFVVDHVLRYNPILRLLQRLGQENLLDPLRRFAFENDASDEDLGPDHWFWDPAHSGGIHIEHGVHFFDAANTLTGSNPLQVQGTAVRRDGGPVDIVVATATHPGGAVATHTHSFTHAHRAERQMMRLDYGFAEARVTGWIPTHATVTAWTDDAGAAGWEALPARTAELLAVPGLRPHGQEHITVSVARHAGSDRPASGRGITRSVPHRVDCVVDLGGENCKPHVYAESVRAAMTDLLHCAAHGGTPQADARTGLAAVAVAEAATRSAETGRTLPVTIPSTSTVGEAG; via the coding sequence GTGACTCCCGGCCCCACCGGGCACGCCGTCGCGCTGGTCGGCTGCGGTGCCTTCGGCACGTTCGTCCTGGACGCGATACGCGACATCCCCTCACTGCGGGTCGTCGCGTGCGCCGACGCCGACCGGCGACGGGCGGAGACGCTCGCCGGCCGGTACGGCGCGGCCGTCCACGCGAGCGTGGAGGACGTGGCCGCGCTCCCGGATGTCGACGTGGTCGTGCTGGCCACCCCGCCGGCCGCCCACGCGGACGCCGCGGTGGCCGCCCTGCGCGCCGGCAAGCACGTCTTCTGCGAGAAGCCCATGGCGCTCACCGTCGAGGACGCCGCGCGCGTCGCGGAGGAGGCCGACCGCGCGCCGGGCGTGTTCGTCGTCGACCACGTGCTGCGCTACAACCCGATCCTGCGGCTGCTCCAGCGGCTCGGGCAGGAGAACCTGCTGGACCCGCTGCGGCGGTTCGCCTTCGAGAACGACGCCTCGGACGAGGACCTGGGCCCAGACCACTGGTTCTGGGACCCGGCCCACAGCGGCGGCATCCACATCGAACACGGCGTGCACTTCTTCGACGCCGCCAACACCCTGACGGGCAGCAACCCCCTGCAGGTGCAGGGCACCGCGGTGCGGCGGGACGGCGGCCCGGTGGACATCGTGGTGGCCACCGCCACCCACCCCGGCGGCGCCGTGGCCACCCACACCCACTCCTTCACCCACGCCCACCGCGCCGAGCGCCAGATGATGCGGCTCGACTACGGCTTCGCCGAAGCCCGGGTCACCGGCTGGATCCCGACGCACGCGACGGTCACCGCGTGGACCGACGACGCGGGCGCGGCCGGCTGGGAGGCGCTGCCCGCACGGACCGCCGAACTGCTCGCGGTTCCCGGACTGCGCCCGCACGGCCAGGAGCACATCACAGTGTCCGTGGCACGCCACGCCGGCTCGGACCGTCCTGCCTCCGGCCGGGGGATCACGCGCAGCGTCCCGCACCGGGTCGACTGCGTCGTCGACCTGGGCGGCGAGAATTGCAAACCGCATGTGTACGCCGAGAGCGTGCGGGCGGCCATGACCGACCTCCTGCACTGCGCGGCACACGGCGGCACCCCGCAGGCCGACGCCCGCACCGGGCTGGCCGCCGTCGCGGTGGCGGAGGCGGCCACCCGGTCGGCGGAGACCGGTCGCACACTGCCCGTGACCATCCCGTCCACCTCGACCGTGGGAGAAGCCGGATGA